CACCGTGAGGCCCTTTCTCATCTCCAGCCACAGCTACTTTTTCTTCGGCGACCTCACCATGTGCGCTCGCTTGTGTTTTATTGCCCGATTTATACCAAGCAATTGCACATAAGACGATAAGTAAGGCAACGACACCAGTTGCAATCAATGTATTGGTTTGTTTATTCATATTCTTGCCCTTATTCTTGATCTAAATGAGTAATGTAGTTACGTTCGACATCTGCAATTTCAGTTTGCAAAGCCAACCACATATCGAATCGAGCAAGATGTTTGTCTAACCAAATTTGCTTAATATTATTGAATTCAAGTAAAGAGTTTTTCCCTGCTTGGTATCCCATTTCAGCAATTCGGAGACTCTCATTTGTTGCGGGCAAAACCGTTTGATCATATTGCTTAATCGCATCAATCAAGTTGGAAACCTCAATAGCCTTGTTTTCCAATTCAATTTTAGAATTACGATTCACAAGCACCGACTGTGTTTCTGCTTTCGTATGCTCTGCTTGAGCGATCGCAATATTGCCTTTATTTCGACTAAAAATATTGAGGGGTATTGATGTCGAAACCTGAAAGACTTTGTCATTGGTTTCTTGGTAGTTTCTAACCCCTACTCCCAAAGTAATATCTGGTATTGCTTCTTTACGAGCCAACTCAAACTGAGCTTTTTTCAGCTTTGAACTTAAAGTTGCTTCTTGCTCAGACAAACTTATTTTGTCTGTGAAATTAAAGCTTAGCGGAACCTCCAATGCACTACTGGGCAGGTTGGAAGTGAACTTAGAACATAGATTTTTCTGGAACTGAATCTTCTTCACTTCATTTTGATGGCGCAATTTCGACTCAGATGAAAGTGCTATGCTTAGTTGAGCATCGGAAGGAATTACTCGCCCGTACTTAAGACGTTCGGAAAGAACGTTAGCTTGTCTGGCATTCAATTTACTCTCAGAAGAATAAATTTCAGCACGCTGAGTAGCTACATACCAGTTCGCCATACAGATTCTTAAATCTGCTTTGAGTTCAGCCTGACGCTTTGCTATTTCGAACTGATTACGATCACCTTGAAAACTCGCAATCTGTTTTCTCAAGGAAAGTTTATTACTGAGGGGGATCTCTTGTGATAGCCCCAGCAAGGTTGTTGGGCCATCCAAATCTTTCAATTTTGAATTACCGAGATTATCCAACTCCATATTGAAAGTCGGATTAATTAATCTGCCAGCAAACTTTTGATTGATTTCATAAGCTTGCTCGGACTGCTGTAAGCTATTGAGTACAGCATCATTTGCGATTACCTGCTTTTGTAGTTCTGCATAATTCGTTTCTGCGAATACATTTGCTGCTGTTGCTACAAATCCACAGGTAAGAAATATCTGATATTTTTTAGACATGACTTTACCTATACAAAAAAATTAAAAACTATTTTTTGTATAGAAAGATCAATTACGTAGGACGATTAAATCTTTAGAGAAAGTATAAGAATTACTAAATACTAGAGGGGATCGCCGCTTTAAAAAGACTCGATAAACGGGCTTTTCAAAAAGCTGGAAAAAGAATAAAACTAGTGGAAGTGCGAAACTAAGAATAAAGATTGGATCTATGCTGAAATCACTATCAGAAGAAATTGGCTTTACTGAATGATGATAGATCGGCTCATCAAAATTCTTCCACGTATGTGCTTCTGCATCATGATCAGCAGAACTTTTTAGAGAATCATCTGAGTGCTGTAAAGACCAATGACTAGAAGCATCATCCTCTACAATGATACTCAACTCATGCTGATGTTCAATATTTTCAAGTAGAACAGGCGCCCACGCATAAACTCCCGTAATTGTTATGGTAAACAAAAACAGGACAAATGCGAGTATAAGCTTAGAAAACCTACTTGAACGCATAGTCATGAACATACTTCTGATTTGCTACCAAAATACTAAAAAGCGTTATTAAAGTAAATCCATCTCTCAAAAATTCTAGGAGTGAGTATTTTCTTATCTACAGTCCAAAATCTGCAAAAAAAAGAGTACAAGTACTCTTTTCTAACTAGGTCCATTTCAATTGAGAGCCTGCACAGAATGCTGCAACCCTTTCTGAATGTCTTGAACATGAGTTAAATCACTAAGCTGCTGACCCTGCTCTGGTTTTGGTTCATTGATATAAAACTCCTCAACAATATCCAGTCCCTCCTCACCTCCTACCTCAAATCTGGCATTACCATAACCTAGCCTTGCCACATGATCTAAAGCCTCCTGATAAAACCCTGCTGTCTTGCTTTGTCCATCGATCTGTTTGGCTGAAGTAATGGCTTCTTGTAGATTGATTCCATCACGTAAGGTTAAGTCCACGTAATAAATTGGGGTACGGTAACTTTGCGTTGTGCTTTTTCCTCGTAAGGTCAGTTGCAATGGCAAACATGAAAGTAAATCACCTGAAGCCGCATGGTAATAACGAAGCCGTGGGGACTGTTCTAAATTTTGTGTAAGTACTTAATTTTCATTTATCCTTCAGAGGATAATTACAAAAGGTACTTCACATGGATGAAGCAACAATCAAAAGTATGGCTGCCGAATTGGCTAAAGGTCTAAAAACACCAGAAGACTTAAACCAAATGACAGCAGTCTTTAAAAAATTCATGATTGAAACTGCACTCAATACTGAACTTTCAGACCATCTCGGTTATGAAAAGCATCAGCCCAAGAAAGGCTCAAATAGCCGTAATGGGTTTAGTTCTAAAACCATTACAACTCAAGATGGACAACTGGCTTTAGATATTCCCCGTGATCGAGAAGGTTCATTTGAGCCACAAATTATAAAAAAGCACCAAACACGCATCACCAGTATGGATGACCAAATCCTCTCACTGTATGCAAAAGGAATGACTAATAGGGAAATTGTAGCCTTCTTCAAAGAAATGTACGATGCCGATGTGTCAGCATCTCTCATCAGCAAAGTTACCGATGCTGTGATTGAGCAAGTGACTGAGTGGCAAAATAGAGCCTTAGATAGCCTTTATCCTGTTGTCTATCTTGACTGTATTGTTGTCAAAGTCCGTCAGCACTCCAATGTGATTAACAAGTCCGTATACCTTGCTTTAGGCATCAATATGGATGGGCAAAAAGAATTACTGGGTATGTGGATTGCTCAGACAGAAGGTGCCAAATTCTGGCTGTCAGTCATGACAGAGCTAAAAAATCGAGGAGTACAGGACATTCTTGTTGCCTGTGTAGATGGATTAAAAGGCTTCCCTGACGCGATAGCCTCTGTTTACCCTCATACTGATATTCAACTGTGTATCGTGCATGTTGTACGCAATAGCCTGAGATTTGTAAGCTGGAAAGACTACAAAGCTGTTACGTCGGGTCTGAAAGCGATTTATCAGGCAAGTACAGAGGAAAATGCTTTAAAATCCCTAGACATCTTCTGTGATCAATGGAATCACCAGTATCCCAAAATTGGAGAATCCTGGCGGGCCAATTGGGAAAATATCCGAACGATCTTTAGCTATCCAGCCGAAATACGTCATGCAATTTATACAACAAATGCGATTGAGTCGTTGAATAGCGTAATACGCCATTCAACGAAGAAAAGGAAAATCTTTTCATCTGATGACTCAGTAAAGAAGGTCATTTACTTAGCAACATCAAATGCTGCGAAGAAATGGACGATGCCAATTCAAAATTGGCGTTTAGCAATGAATTGGTTTACGATTCAGTTCGATGATCGATTAAAAGATCATTTATAAAAAATGGAACTTACACAAAATAATTTACAGGCTCAAGCCGTGCAGCTAAGGTACGAATGCTATTGAAACCTGTAGTCCTAAAAATGAATGTACCCAACTCATCCGACTCATCTAGATTGACGTAAAGCCGCCCATAAGGCTTGCAGTGTCCACCTTGGGCCAAGGGGCATAAATCAGGTGATGGACATGGATGCTGTTCAACCCCGTTTTGTCCAAGTCGCTGACAGGTTTCACCATTACCAGTACAGATGGGCCGACCAGTTTGTCGGTCGAATAGAGTGTACTCAGCTCGCAAGTTGAGTTCAGGATCATTAAAAATCATCCGGACAGGAATGGTTCTGAGTTTCTGGTTTTGTGCCTTGGCTCTTAGCTGCTCATCCAGTGGGTGTTTCACCCAGCCATCCTTATTCTGAATTTGGCTAGTAATCGTAAATTGATCATCTTTTTCAGGCAGACGTTTACCATTCTTTTCGACCACTTTACCGATACTAATTCTGCCGAGTATTGGCGGTGTAATCGCTAAACCTTTGATCATGTTGTTTGTCCTATAAGTAAAATTTTACTGATTACCCCTTGCTATGTAAGTAAACAGAAATATGAAAAGCTACGACTTCGCAAAAACCGCCATTGTTGGTCTACCGCTCCTTCGGGAGTCGGTAGATCGGGGGTGGTTTTTTTGCGCTTTTGGGAAGAATGGATATTTCATGCATATATAGTTAGCGATATAGATGCATGGTTTTGATCGGGTCAGTCATCATTGCTATAGATTTGAAAACGTCGTGTCCCCACCTTGTTTTGTGGAAACTCATTGATTAGTTCAGGATGCATTTTCAATACAGCCTTATTATCTAAAGCAATGGAGTCTTTAGATCGTTTCCACGTCACTGAACCATTGGCAAAAGTTGCTCGTTCAGCATCTTTCATTAACATCTGAATTTGATGCTTAGTTTCATCAAAGCTGTTTTGGTGTTTTTCAATATGATGCTTTTCTTGAATCAGTTGAGCAAACAACTGATTGGCTTGTTCATTTTGACTGAGATCTTCGACACTGAGTGGAATATGTTGAGGATAGAGTTGCTGAATGGCTTTAGCTGCCGATTCACTGGCATCGACTGAAGGTGGCGTGTCATTTTCCACACACTCCCAAAAGTATCGCTCTGCATTCACAATATGTTGAATGACTGATTCACTGCGTGCCACTTTATAGATACGAGTTTCATGACCACAGATCAGCACACAAATATGCGCTGCCTTTTTGCCTGTTACAGCGAGTTGATGTTGCACCTGACACAATACGTATAAAGGCACACCATCTCGCCATAACTTTGCTCCATATTCCCCTGCGGTTTTGCATTCTAAAATCTGTACTTCCTCACTACCTACCACCGAGTAATCTAAGTTAGCCAGCATAAAATGCTTATCCTCATCAGGATGTTGTAGTACGGCATTGATACGACGAACTTTGTTGTTGGTATGCATGCTGTAGTATTCAGCGACCAAAGGTTCAAGTTGTTTACCCCAATATAAAGGGGCATGACCTGTGCTTTCATCTTCAATGGATTGTTTAACTCGACCTGTCTTGATCATCCACAGTTCTAGCATCGACATATAGGGATTAAGTCCACAGGCTGCGGCACAGTCACTACTGCCAATACCTTGGCGTCTGACTTCAAGCCATTCTGCTTGAGTCATATTCTTTGTATTGACCAAGCGTTTGGCTGTGAATAATTTTGGGGCAATAAATGGGGTACTTGCCTGTTGCATAGATGGATTTAAAATTGCGGTATTCATATTGAAGTCCTGATTATTTTGCTATGTAAAATGATGGGGATCACAAAAAATGGGCATAAAAAAACCACAGCCGAAGCTATGGTTTTAATAATTTTTAAAATTCGAAATTCCATTTAAAAATGCTTAGTTAGGTCTAACTTTCCATGATTGAAAAATGTATATTCCGCACTATGCAAGCATGTTAAGTGCCTGTTCCAATCCTCGTTGTTTGATCGATGCGCCAGCACCAAACCAAGCTGAATCAAGCCGGTGATCGGTACTCATGGCACGACGTTCGTGGTCTATAAATTCTGTGATTGAACACAGTAATCCATAGGCTGTTCCTTTGGCTGAACTTAGCTCCGCACCTCGTCCTTGACCATTAAACATTTCCATAGCTCGACTCATCGATTTGGCATTTGGTTCAGCTTTGTCCTTGCCATTGGCTTGGGCTTGTAAGGCTACATCACGGTAGAACTGGATGATGTTGTCCTCCTGATCCACCACGTTGTTCATTGTGCTGTTATTGAACACGGCATCAAAGTAAGCGGATGCTTCCATCTGACTCACTTTACGTTGTGTCAGTTGCTTCATTTCATACATGTGTTCATCCCATGCACGTACTGAAATACCGAGTTGCTGTTTGACCTTATCAGCATCAAATTTAGTACTGTGTGGAACTTTGACCACACCTGCACTGCTGTTCTGTCCTTTTAAGGCAATCGCTAAAGTATTGTTGCACACTACTCGGATCGAGGTAAATTGTGCGGTGGTGGCAAGGGTTCCGTCACATGCTGTTGCCAAGAGCATATAGCCATTACTGACATCTTTGCCCTTCAACATGGATGTTTGCCCTGTACGTGCTAGTGCCCAGAATTTCTTGCCACCTTTGAGTACACCTGCGGTTTCAAGTTCAAAACCTGATTGCTCGGTGAGGTCACGATAGAATTCTAAAATCTCTCTCGGTTGCACTTCCTGAAAGCGTTGACTGACGACTGACAGTGGAGCATGGGTATCAGAGCGATATAAAACTCGTTGTTCTTCATAAGGCATGATGATGCTTTGCCCACGGTCATTCTGCGCCATATAACTGACATTAGAAGATTCAATCCGCCAATCCATACCTGCCTGCTGTGCCCAGACTTCAATCGGTTGGTTTTGTGTCAGTTGATTCCCTAGTCCGTGCCAAGGGGTTTCTCCGACATACGCCATTTGTTCAAGTTGATGTGCCATAGTTTTATTCCTTTTAATTTGAAAATGAAATTTGAATTTGTGTGGTTACTAACGATCTTTAATGCAAAAGGTGCGCTGGAAACTTTTGGTAGCAGTTGTGGCAGAAGCATAAATTCTGCTGTGGTGGTGTGCTTTGTTCGGTAAATGAATTCAACACACTGCCGAGTACCGTTCCTGCTATTCCACCGACAATCGGTGGCAGATTGAAAGACTTTGCGACCGTGGTTCCCAATGCACCCAATGTGGTCGGTGTGACCAAATTGGTTAAGGTCGTATTTGATTGTTGTGTACTTGCTTCAACCAATATCACATTCGTTGAATGGCAAAAGGGACAGCTCAAGCTCATAGCTCGACTCCTTAAATTTTGTGCATAAAAAAAGCCTG
This window of the Acinetobacter sp. XH1741 genome carries:
- a CDS encoding YqaJ viral recombinase family protein, which encodes MNTAILNPSMQQASTPFIAPKLFTAKRLVNTKNMTQAEWLEVRRQGIGSSDCAAACGLNPYMSMLELWMIKTGRVKQSIEDESTGHAPLYWGKQLEPLVAEYYSMHTNNKVRRINAVLQHPDEDKHFMLANLDYSVVGSEEVQILECKTAGEYGAKLWRDGVPLYVLCQVQHQLAVTGKKAAHICVLICGHETRIYKVARSESVIQHIVNAERYFWECVENDTPPSVDASESAAKAIQQLYPQHIPLSVEDLSQNEQANQLFAQLIQEKHHIEKHQNSFDETKHQIQMLMKDAERATFANGSVTWKRSKDSIALDNKAVLKMHPELINEFPQNKVGTRRFQIYSNDD
- a CDS encoding IS256-like element ISAba26 family transposase — its product is MDEATIKSMAAELAKGLKTPEDLNQMTAVFKKFMIETALNTELSDHLGYEKHQPKKGSNSRNGFSSKTITTQDGQLALDIPRDREGSFEPQIIKKHQTRITSMDDQILSLYAKGMTNREIVAFFKEMYDADVSASLISKVTDAVIEQVTEWQNRALDSLYPVVYLDCIVVKVRQHSNVINKSVYLALGINMDGQKELLGMWIAQTEGAKFWLSVMTELKNRGVQDILVACVDGLKGFPDAIASVYPHTDIQLCIVHVVRNSLRFVSWKDYKAVTSGLKAIYQASTEENALKSLDIFCDQWNHQYPKIGESWRANWENIRTIFSYPAEIRHAIYTTNAIESLNSVIRHSTKKRKIFSSDDSVKKVIYLATSNAAKKWTMPIQNWRLAMNWFTIQFDDRLKDHL
- a CDS encoding TolC family protein, which translates into the protein MSKKYQIFLTCGFVATAANVFAETNYAELQKQVIANDAVLNSLQQSEQAYEINQKFAGRLINPTFNMELDNLGNSKLKDLDGPTTLLGLSQEIPLSNKLSLRKQIASFQGDRNQFEIAKRQAELKADLRICMANWYVATQRAEIYSSESKLNARQANVLSERLKYGRVIPSDAQLSIALSSESKLRHQNEVKKIQFQKNLCSKFTSNLPSSALEVPLSFNFTDKISLSEQEATLSSKLKKAQFELARKEAIPDITLGVGVRNYQETNDKVFQVSTSIPLNIFSRNKGNIAIAQAEHTKAETQSVLVNRNSKIELENKAIEVSNLIDAIKQYDQTVLPATNESLRIAEMGYQAGKNSLLEFNNIKQIWLDKHLARFDMWLALQTEIADVERNYITHLDQE
- a CDS encoding DUF932 domain-containing protein; its protein translation is MAHQLEQMAYVGETPWHGLGNQLTQNQPIEVWAQQAGMDWRIESSNVSYMAQNDRGQSIIMPYEEQRVLYRSDTHAPLSVVSQRFQEVQPREILEFYRDLTEQSGFELETAGVLKGGKKFWALARTGQTSMLKGKDVSNGYMLLATACDGTLATTAQFTSIRVVCNNTLAIALKGQNSSAGVVKVPHSTKFDADKVKQQLGISVRAWDEHMYEMKQLTQRKVSQMEASAYFDAVFNNSTMNNVVDQEDNIIQFYRDVALQAQANGKDKAEPNAKSMSRAMEMFNGQGRGAELSSAKGTAYGLLCSITEFIDHERRAMSTDHRLDSAWFGAGASIKQRGLEQALNMLA